The Stutzerimonas stutzeri genome segment ATCGAAGTGAACCCGCGTGCGTCGCGCACCGTGCCCTTCGTGTCTAAGTGCATCGGTGTTTCGCTGGCGATGATCGCCGCCCGTGTCATGGCCGGCAAAACGCTGGCAGAGGTTGGCCTGACGGACGAAATCATCCCGAACTTCTACAGCGTCAAGGAAGCCGTGTTCCCCTTCGCCAAGTTCCCGGGCGTCGACCCGATCCTTGGCCCGGAGATGAAGTCCACCGGCGAGGTGATGGGCGTGGGCGACAGCTTCGCCGAGGCGTTCGCCAAGGCGCAGCTCGGCGCCAGCGAGATCCTGCCGAACAGCGGCTGCGCCTTCATCAGCGTGCGAGACGATGACAAGCCGCATGTCGCGCAGGTTGCGCGGGACCTCATCGAACTCGGTTTCGAGGTCGTCGGCACCGCCGGCACCGCCAAGATCATCGAGGCGGCCGGGCTGCCGGTGCGCCGGGTCAACAAGGTGACCGAAGGTCGTCCTCACGTTGTCGACATGATCAAAAATGACGAAGTCACGCTGATCATCAATACCACCGAGGGGCGTCAATCCATCGCTGACTCCTACTCGATCCGTCGTAACGCCCTGCAGCACAAGATCTGCTGCACCACCACCTTGGCGGGTGGGCAGGCGATCTGTGAGGCGCTGAAGTTCGGGCCAGAGAAGTCCGTGCGCCGCTTGCAGGATCTCCATGCAGGAATCAACGCATGACAAAATTTCCCATGACCGTCCAGGGCGCACGCGCCCTGGAAGAAGAGCTCAAGCACCTGAAAACCGTACTGCGTCCGCAGATTACCCAGGCGATCGCCGAAGCGCGCGAACTGGGGGATCTCAAGGAGAACGCCGAATACCATGCCGCCCGCGAACAGCAAGGTATGGTGGAGGCACGTATTCGTGACATCGAGGGCCGTCTGCAGAACGCTCAGGTCATCGATGTGGCGAGCATTCCGCACACCGGCAAGGTGATCTTTGGCACCACCGTCGACATCGCCAACGTCGAAACGGATGAAACCGTGACGTACCAGATCGTCGGTGATGACGAATCGGACATCAAACGCGGCAAGTTGTCGGTCAGCTCCCCGATTGCCCGAGCCCTGGTAGGCAAGGAAGAGGGGGACGTGGTGGCAGTCAAGACGCCCAGTGGCGTGGTCGAGTATGAAATCGTCGAGGTTCGTCATATCTGATCGGCCTGCAATGCGTGCGGGCGTGATCAGTTGGCAGCTGGCCCAGACATTCTGGGTCGGCGGCCTCTGGTTGTTGCAGTTCGTAATGCTGCCAGCGCTGGCGAAATTCGGCCTGGCGCCGCTGCTGCTCGAGGAGATCGCGGCTGCCCTTAGGCCATTACTGGTGGGGTTCGCGGCGTTCTGTGTGGTGCTTCAGGCTGTGGTGCTGATTCAGATCGGCGGCTTTCGCAGCCTCTGGCGAGACGTGCGCGGGCAGTTGCTGCTTGCGGTTCTGCTGTTGGCGGCGAGCTATTTCGTGGTGAAGGCCAATGCGGTCGGGTCGACGTACTGGCTGTTGTTCAGCTATCAGGTGATGGGCTTGTGCGGGCTGCTTCTGGTCCTGCAGGTCGCTCCCGGGCGAGAGCGATAGCGCAGGGCTCGATGACTCAACCCTGAAAGCGGTGAACGTTCGAGAGTTGCTTGTTCACTTTCGGATTTTTGCGATAGATCAGCGCCATCTTGCCGATGGACTGCACCAGTTCACAGCCGCCGATCTTGCACAGTTCGTCCATCAGCGCACGGCGGTCATCGCGCTCGGTGATTCGCAACTGAACCTTGATGAGCTCATGATCGCTCAGAGCACGTTCCAGTTCGGCTTGAACGCCTTCGGTCAGGCCATTCTCGGACACGATCAGGACCGGCTTGAGGTGATGGCCGATGGATTTGTACTGTTTCTTCTGCTCGTTGGTGAGCGGCATAATTCGACCCTTGCGTCAGAACCCTTGAAAAACGGCGGCTAGTGTAACTGACACGCCTTGAGCCGCACAGATGAGGTAACAGCTTGGCACGCTCCAAGACCAGCCCGCGTTGGCTGAAAGAACATTTCGACGACCCCTATGTGAAGATGGCGCAGCGCGATGGCTATCGGTCCCGAGCAAGCTACAAGCTGCTCGAGATTCAGGAGAAGGATCGTATCCTGCGTCCCGGCATGACGGTCGTCGATCTCGGTGCGGCACCGGGCGGTTGGTCCCAGGTCACCAGTCGTGTGATCGGGGATCGTGGCCGGCTGATCGCATCCGATATCCTGCCGATGGATAGCATCGCGGACGTCACGTTCGTGCTTGGGGATTTCACCGAGGACGAGGTATTTGCCGAAATCCTTCAAGCCATCGGCGATACGCAGGTGGACCTTGTGATTTCCGATATGGCCCCCAATATGAGTGGGGTGAAGGTCGCCGATCAGGCAAAAGCGATGTTCCTGTGCGAGCTGGCGCTGGATCTGGCCATGCGAGTGTTGCGGCCAGGTGGCGATTTCCTGATCAAGGTGTTTCAGGGGGAGGGCTTCGATGCCTACCTGAAAGAGGTTCGGCAGAATTTCGACAAGGTGCAAATGCGCAAGCCGCTATCGTCCAGGGATCGCTCGCGTGAACAGTATCTTCTGGCCCGAGGCTATCGCGCGGCCGGCAACGAGATGTCCGAACCGCGGTCCTAACTGCAGTCGAGGAAAAATGCCAGGGCAGGTGCCATTTGCCCGACTTTACCGGCTAGCATGTTTCATATCGGGTTACAGACCAAGCTGCCCGTTCAGCGACGTTGTGTAGTAAGTTAGGCCGAGAGCGAGATCGGCCGTCATGCAGGCTCCCGACAACAGGCCTGCTCCAGAGGGTAGTGAATTGAACGACATGGCGAAAAACCTGATTCTGTGGTTGATCATTGCCGCTGTCCTGGTGACGGTGATGAACAACTTTTCCAGCCCGACCGAGCCGCAGACGCTTAACTATTCCGATTTCATCGAGCAGGTGAAGGAAGGGCGAGTCGAGCGCGTGACGGTCGATGGCTATGTCATTACCGGCAAGCGTAGCGACGGCGAGACGTTCAAGACGATCCGGCCGGCGATTCAGGACAACGGTTTGATCGGCGACCTGATCAACAACAACGTTGTGATCGAAGGTAAGCAGCCAGAACAGCAGAGCATCTGGACGCAGCTATTGGTGGCCAGCTTCCCGATTCTGGTCATCATTGCCGTGTTCATGTTCTTCATGCGCCAGATGCAGGGCGGTGCAGGCGGCAAGGGTGGGCCCATGAGTTTCGGCAAGAGCAAGGCGCGCCTGCTTTCCGAGGACCAGGTCAAGACCACTTTTGCTGACGTGGCCGGTTGTGACGAGGCCAAAGAAGAAGTCACCGAGCTGGTTGAATTTCTTCGCGACCCGGGCAAGTTCCAACGCCTGGGTGGTCGCATCCCGCGAGGCGTGCTGATGGTGGGCTCGCCGGGTACCGGTAAGACCCTGCTGGCCAAGGCTGTAGCTGGCGAGGCGAAGGTTCCTTTCTTTACGATTTCCGGTTCCGACTTCGTCGAGATGTTCGTCGGTGTCGGCGCCAGCCGCGTGCGCGACATGTTCGAGCAGGCCAAGAAGCATGCGCCTTGCATCATTTTCATCGACGAAATCGACGCGGTGGGCCGCCACCGTGGCGCTGGTCTGGGCGGTGGTCATGACGAGCGCGAGCAGACCCTCAACCAGCTGCTGGTGGAGATGGACGGTTTCGAGATGAACGATGGCATCATCGTGATCGCCGCAACCAACCGGCCGGACGTGCTCGACCCCGCGCTGTTGCGCCCGGGCCGCTTCGATCGTCAGGTTGTCGTTGGGCTTCCGGATATCCGTGGCCGCGAACAGATCCTTAAAGTCCATATGCGCAAGGTTCCGCTCGGTGACAGCGTCGAGCCGGCATTGATTGCACGCGGCACGCCCGGATTCTCGGGTGCCGATCTGGCCAACCTGGTCAATGAGGCTTCGCTGTTCGCCGCCCGCGCCGGTAAGCGCGTGGTTGAGATGAAGGAGTTCGAACTGGCGAAGGACAAGATCATGATGGGCGCTGAGCGCAAATCCATGGTCATGTCTGAAAAAGAGCGCCTCAATACCGCTTATCACGAAGCGGGTCACGCCATCGTCGGGCGCATCGTGCCGGAGCATGACCCGGTCTATAAGGTGTCGATCATCCCGCGTGGTCGGGCCCTGGGCGTGACCATGTTCCTCCCGGAAGAGGATCGCTACAGCCTTTCCAAGCGCGCGTTGATCAGCCAGATCTGCTCGCTGTTCGGTGGTCGTATTGCCGAAGAAATGACGCTTGGCTTCGAGGGAGTGACCACTGGCGCATCTAACGACATCATGCGAGCGACTCAGTTGGCGCGGAACATGGTCACCAAGTGGGGGCTTTCCGAGAAGCTCGGTCCGCTGATGTATGCCGAGGAAGAGGGCGAAGTGTTCCTGGGTCGAAGCGCCGGCAGTCAGCACGCCAATGTGTCTGGCGACACGGCAAAGCTGATCGATCTTGAGGTCCGCAGCATCATTGACCAGTGCTATGGCACCGCCAAGCAGATCCTGGCCGATAATCGCGACAAGCTGGACCTGATGGCTGAGACGCTGATGAAGTACGAAACCATCGACTCTGATCAGATCGACGACATCATGGCTGGCCGAACACCTCGCGAGCCGCGTGATTGGCAGGATGGTTCCGGTTCGACGGGAACCCCGGTGCAGCCTGAAAACGGGCGTCCGCAAACGCCGATCGGCGGTCCTGCCGGCGAGCACTAAGCTAAGGCTTCGTTAATGACCGATCCGTTGCATCCAACCCGGCTGCCTTGTGGCAGCCGGGTTCTTGATTTTTCGCGCCCGCACGTCATGGGCATACTCAACGTGACGCCTGATTCCTTTTCCGACGGCGGCCAGCATGTCGGTGTCGATGCTGCGTTGCGTCATGCCGAGCGAATGGTCGCGGCTGGCGCGACGTTGATCGACGTCGGGGGGGAGTCAACGCGCCCAGGGGCGCGCGTCGTTTCTCCAATCGAGGAGCTCGAGCGGGTCGCGCCAGTGGTCGAAGCCATCGCTCGCGAGCTCGACGTGGTGATCTCGGTTGATACCTCAACGCCCGCCGTGATTCGCGAAAGTGCGCGCCTTGGGGCGGGCCTGATCAACGATGTCCGATCACTCTCTCGTGACGGCGCGCTGGATGCGGCTGCCGATACAGGCCTGCCGGTGTGCTTGATGCACATGCAGGGCGAGCCGGCCACCATGCAGAACGACCCGCGCTATGGAGACGTAACGGCCGAGGTGTTGGCATTTCTGCGTGATCGGATGGAGGCTTGCGCGGCCGCGGGCATCGCTGCCGAGCGAATCGTCCTTGATCCGGGTTTCGGCTTCGCGAAAAACCTATCGCATAATCTCAGTCTGTTTAAGCACATGGGCCAGCTTCATGCGCTGGGCCGGCCCTTGCTGGTCGGTGTCTCGCGAAAAAGCATGATCGGACAGACGCTGGGGCGCGACGTGGCGCATCGTCTGTCTGGAAGCCTGGCGCTCGCTGCGCTGGCGGTCGCCAATGGAGCTAGCATTTTGCGCGTACATGACGTCGCGGAAACTGTCGATGTGGTTCGAATGATTGCCGCGGTACAAGCGGCCGAATAGGGACTTTTATGGGTAGAAAATATTTTGGCACCGATGGTATTCGTGGCCATGTGGGCCAGTTTCCGATTACACCGGACTTCATGCTCAAGCTGGGGTGGGCGGCCGGGATGGCCTTTCGCAAGCATGGCAAGTGCCGAATCCTGATCGGGAAGGACACCCGTATCTCCGGTTATATGTTCGAGTCCGCGTTGCAGGCAGGGCTTTCTGCGGCCGGTGCCGATGTGCTGTTGCTCGGGCCCATGCCTACGCCTGCGGTGGCCTATCTGACTCGAACGTTTCATGCCGACGCGGGCATCGTGATCAGCGCCTCGCACAATCCTCATCACGACAACGGCATCAAGTTCTTCTCCGGTCGGGGCACGAAGCTGCCGGACGAGGTTGAGCTGATGATCGAGGAGCTGCTGGATACGCCGATGACGGTCGTGGAGTCGGCGCAACTCGGCAAGGCGTCCCGAATCAACGATGCCGCAGGTCGCTACATCGAGTTCTGCAAGAGCAGCGTTCCCACCAGTACCGATTTCTCTGGCATGAAGGTCGTGCTTGATTGTGCTCATGGCGCTACCTACAAGGTGGCACCCAGCGTCTTCCGCGAGCTTGGCGCTGAGGTGGTGGTGACTGCCGCGCAGCCGGACGGCCTGAACATCAACGCCGACGTGGGCTCCACGCATGTGGCGCAGTTGCAGAAAGCTGTGGTCGAGCAGGGGGCTGATCTCGGGATCGCCTTCGATGGCGATGGCGATCGCGTCATGATGGTCGATCATACCGGCGCCCAGGTTGACGGCGACGAGCTGCTCTACATCATCGCTACCGATCTTCAGGATCGTGGGCGCCTGACGGGCGGCGTGGTTGGCACGCTGATGAGCAATCTCGGGCTTGAGCTGGCCTTGAAGGATCGCGATATTCCGTTCGTGCGCGCCAAGGTCGGTGACCGCTACGTGATGGCGGAGATGCTTGAGCGTGACTGGGTGCTGGGCGGCGAAAACTCGGGGCATATTGTCTGCGCGCAACATGTTTCGACCGGCGACGCTATTATCGCGGCGCTGCAAGTTGTGCTCGCCCTGAGGCGGCGTGGCCACAGCCTGGCCCAAGAGCGCCTGGTTTGGAAAAAATGCCCGCAGGTGCTCATCAACGTACGTTTCGCTGGCGACAAAGACCCTATTTCCCACCCGCAGGTGCAGGCGGTGTGTGACAGCGTCACGGGACGCATGGCTGGCCGCGGTCGTGTGCTGCTGCGCAAGTCGGGTACAGAGCCTTTGGTAAGGGTCATGGTCGAGGGTGACGACGAGGAACAGGTCCGTTCCTATGCCGAAGAGCTGGCGAATGCAGTCACTGAAGTTTGTGCGTGATTGACGCTTGCCAGGTCTGCTTTGGTTGAGTACCATCTGCGCCCACTTTGACCGATGAGGTAAAGCATGCGTCGCCCCTTGGTAGCTGGTAACTGGAAGATGAACGGTACCCGCGCCAGCGTCGCAGAGCTGATCGAGGCGCTCCGTCAACAGGAACTGCCGGCCGCGGTCGAAGTGGCGGTTTTTCCGTCCTCCTTGCATTTGACGCAAGTGATCAGCGGTCTTGAGGGCAAGGCGATCGCCGTAGGTGCTCAGGATTGTGCGGCTGAGAATGGCTTCGGCGCTTTCACCGGTGAGGAGTCGGCTTGTCAACTGGCTGATGCAGGATGTGGATGGGTATTGGTTGGGCACTCGGAGCGGCGCCTGCTTTTGGGCGAAAGCGACGAGGTAGTAAGCCGAAAATTCAAGGCGGCGCTGGAGAGTGGTTTGATTCCGGTGCTGTGTCTGGGTGAGACGCTGGATCAGCGTCAAGCTGGACAAACCCTGGAAGTGGTTGGGCGTCAGTTGGCATGTGTCATGGCTGATGCTGGTGTGGCTGCTTTCGACAGAGCGGTTGTGGCATACGAGCCGGTCTGGGCGATAGGCTCAGGGCTCACCGCAACGCCGGAGCAGGCTCAGGAAGTGCATGCGGCCATTCGGGCCCAACTTGCGCGGGAGAGTCAGAGCGTCGCTGCCGGGGTGCGTCTGCTGTACGGCGGCAGCGTAAAGGCCGATAACGCGGCTGAGCTGTTCGGGATGGCGGATATCGATGGGGGGCTTATCGGTGGTGCCTCTCTGAAAGCGAATGATTTTGGCGCGATCTGTCGCGCTGCAGGGAACTGATCAGATGTTGCAGACTGTTGTGATTGTGGTGCATCTGCTGGTTGCCATTGGTGTGGTTGTGCTGGTGTTGCTACAGCAAGGGAAGGGGGCGGACGCGGGTGCCTCGTTCGGTGCGGGCGCTTCGGCAACCGTATTCGGAAGCCAAGGTTCTGCTACCTTTCTTAGTCGATTTACTGCTATACTAGCTGGCGTTTTTTTTCTGACCAGCTTGGGTTTGGGGTTCTTCGCGGCGCGTCAGGCTGAGCATGTTTCTCAGGCGGGCTTGCCAGATCCGGCAGTGCTGGAGGTTCCAGCTAGCAAGCCTGCGGTCGAAGATGTGCCTGTTTTGGAGTCGGCTCCTTCCGCACCGGCGGCAGATGAAGTGCCGCAAGTCGAAAAGCAGCAGTGATACAGGTTTTTGCCGAGGTGGTGGAATTGGTAGACACGCTACCTTGAGGTGGTAGTGGCCATAGGCTGTAGGGGTTCGAGTCCCCTCCTCGGTACCAAACAAGCAGGCCCGCAGATGCGGGCTTTCTTGTTTTTAGCGTTTAGGTTGACCTATTTTAGGTGCGGTCGTATAATTCGTGCCCAGTTTGACGCGGGGTGGAGCAGTCTGGTAGCTCGTCGGGCTCATAACCCGAAGGTCGTTGGTTCAAATCCAGCCCCCGCAACCAGTTGATGAAAAGCCCCTGTTAAGGGGCTTTTTATTAGCTTCAAGCCAGGTCGCCGGCATCTACAGGCGATCATCAGGGATGGGCGTTTCGCCCATTTTTCATTTGTACGGCATGCACGAGGACTTCGATGTCGAGCAAGCTAGAACAGTTGCAGGCCTTGTTGGCCCCGGTGGTCGAGGCGCTTGGCTATCAATGCTGGGGCGTCGAATTTATTTCACAAGGCCGCCATTCGTTGCTGAGGGTCTATATCGACCACGCGGATGGCATCCTTGTCGATGATTGCGAGAAGGTCAGCCGCCAGTTGAGTGGTGTTCTCGACGTAGAAGATCCGATCAGTTCCGATTACACGCTTGAAGTGTCCTCGCCTGGTATGGATCGGCCGCTGTTCACCCTTGAGCAGTACGCGGCGCATGTCGGCGATCAGGTCAAAATTAGGCTGCGCTCGCCCTTCGAGGGCCGGCGCAATTTCCAGGGTCTTCTCCGCGGGGTCGAGGAGCAGGATGTGGTGGTGCTGGTCGATGATCACGAATACCTGTTGCCGATCGACATGATCGACAAGACCAACATAATCCCCCGTTTTGAGTGAATCGCGGATCCCGCGGACCCCAATGGATTGCGAAAGGCGAGGCGTACGATGAGCAAAGAAGTACTGCTGGTTGTGGAGTCGGTATCCAACGAGAAAGGCGTACCGGCCGGTGTAATCTTCGAGGCATTGGAGCTGGCGTTGGCCACGGCTACCAAGAAGCGCTTCGAGGACGAGGTGGACCTGCGAGTCGAGATCAATCGGCACAACGGCAGCTACGAAACGTTTCGTCGCTGGACCGTCGTTGAAGAAGAAGATTTCGACGATCCGGCACACCAACTGACCGTCGATATGAAGCAGGCCCAGGATGCCCACGCGAAGGTCGGTGACGTTCTGGAAGAAAAAATCGAATCGATCGAATTCGGACGTATCGCTGCCCAGACCGCCAAGCAGGTCATCGTGCAGAAGGTTCGGGAAGCCGAGCGGGCTCAGGTGGTCGAGGCTTATCGCGATCGTCTGGGTGAAATCATCTCCGGCACCGTGAAGAAGGTCACCCGCGACAGCGTCATCGTCGATCTGGGTAACAATGCCGAGGCCTTGCTGGCCCGCGAGGACATCATCGCTCGCGAGACCTTCCGTGTCGGCGCACGGGTACGTGCGCTGCTCAAGGAGATTCGTACCGAGAATCGCGGGCCGCAGCTGATTCTGTCGCGTACCGCGCCGCAGATGCTGATCGAGTTGTTCCGTATCGAGGTGCCGGAAATCGCCGAAGGGCTGATCGAGGTCATGGGCGCCTCGCGTGATCCGGGCTCACGGGCCAAGATCGCCGTGCGTTCGAAAGACAAGCGCATCGATCCGCAGGGTGCCTGCATCGGGATGCGCGGTTCGCGTGTCCAGGCGGTATCCGGAGAGATCGGTGGTGAGCGCGTCGACATCGTCCTGTGGGACGAGAACCCGGCACAGTTCGTCATCAATGCCATGGCACCGGCCGAAGTCGCCGCCATCATCGTCGACGAGGATGCACACGCGATGGATATCGCGGTCGGCGAAGACAATCTGGCGCAGGCGATCGGTCGAGGCGGTCAGAACGTACGTCTGGCCAGCCAGCTGACCGGCTGGACGCTGAACGTGATGACCGAAGCCGACATCCAGACCAAGCAGCAGGAAGAAACCGGCGACATCCTGCGCAATTTCATCGACGAGCTGGATGTGGATGAAGAGTTGGCACAGGTGCTGGTCGAGGAGGGTTTCACCTCGCTCGAGGAGATCGCCTACGTTCCTATGGAGGAAATGCTCGGCATTGAAGGCTTCGACGAGGACATCGTCAACGAGCTGCGAACCCGCGCCAAGGATCGCCTGCTGACGAAAGCGATCGCAACGGAAGAAAAACTGGCAGACGCCCAGCCAGCCGA includes the following:
- the glmM gene encoding phosphoglucosamine mutase, which gives rise to MGRKYFGTDGIRGHVGQFPITPDFMLKLGWAAGMAFRKHGKCRILIGKDTRISGYMFESALQAGLSAAGADVLLLGPMPTPAVAYLTRTFHADAGIVISASHNPHHDNGIKFFSGRGTKLPDEVELMIEELLDTPMTVVESAQLGKASRINDAAGRYIEFCKSSVPTSTDFSGMKVVLDCAHGATYKVAPSVFRELGAEVVVTAAQPDGLNINADVGSTHVAQLQKAVVEQGADLGIAFDGDGDRVMMVDHTGAQVDGDELLYIIATDLQDRGRLTGGVVGTLMSNLGLELALKDRDIPFVRAKVGDRYVMAEMLERDWVLGGENSGHIVCAQHVSTGDAIIAALQVVLALRRRGHSLAQERLVWKKCPQVLINVRFAGDKDPISHPQVQAVCDSVTGRMAGRGRVLLRKSGTEPLVRVMVEGDDEEQVRSYAEELANAVTEVCA
- the rimP gene encoding ribosome maturation factor RimP — protein: MSSKLEQLQALLAPVVEALGYQCWGVEFISQGRHSLLRVYIDHADGILVDDCEKVSRQLSGVLDVEDPISSDYTLEVSSPGMDRPLFTLEQYAAHVGDQVKIRLRSPFEGRRNFQGLLRGVEEQDVVVLVDDHEYLLPIDMIDKTNIIPRFE
- a CDS encoding DUF4149 domain-containing protein: MRAGVISWQLAQTFWVGGLWLLQFVMLPALAKFGLAPLLLEEIAAALRPLLVGFAAFCVVLQAVVLIQIGGFRSLWRDVRGQLLLAVLLLAASYFVVKANAVGSTYWLLFSYQVMGLCGLLLVLQVAPGRER
- the folP gene encoding dihydropteroate synthase; translation: MTDPLHPTRLPCGSRVLDFSRPHVMGILNVTPDSFSDGGQHVGVDAALRHAERMVAAGATLIDVGGESTRPGARVVSPIEELERVAPVVEAIARELDVVISVDTSTPAVIRESARLGAGLINDVRSLSRDGALDAAADTGLPVCLMHMQGEPATMQNDPRYGDVTAEVLAFLRDRMEACAAAGIAAERIVLDPGFGFAKNLSHNLSLFKHMGQLHALGRPLLVGVSRKSMIGQTLGRDVAHRLSGSLALAALAVANGASILRVHDVAETVDVVRMIAAVQAAE
- a CDS encoding YhbY family RNA-binding protein, which codes for MPLTNEQKKQYKSIGHHLKPVLIVSENGLTEGVQAELERALSDHELIKVQLRITERDDRRALMDELCKIGGCELVQSIGKMALIYRKNPKVNKQLSNVHRFQG
- the nusA gene encoding transcription termination factor NusA yields the protein MSKEVLLVVESVSNEKGVPAGVIFEALELALATATKKRFEDEVDLRVEINRHNGSYETFRRWTVVEEEDFDDPAHQLTVDMKQAQDAHAKVGDVLEEKIESIEFGRIAAQTAKQVIVQKVREAERAQVVEAYRDRLGEIISGTVKKVTRDSVIVDLGNNAEALLAREDIIARETFRVGARVRALLKEIRTENRGPQLILSRTAPQMLIELFRIEVPEIAEGLIEVMGASRDPGSRAKIAVRSKDKRIDPQGACIGMRGSRVQAVSGEIGGERVDIVLWDENPAQFVINAMAPAEVAAIIVDEDAHAMDIAVGEDNLAQAIGRGGQNVRLASQLTGWTLNVMTEADIQTKQQEETGDILRNFIDELDVDEELAQVLVEEGFTSLEEIAYVPMEEMLGIEGFDEDIVNELRTRAKDRLLTKAIATEEKLADAQPAEDLIELEGMNKELAVELAMRGVITREDLAEQSIDDLLDIDGIDQERAGKLIMAARAHWFE
- the greA gene encoding transcription elongation factor GreA; amino-acid sequence: MTKFPMTVQGARALEEELKHLKTVLRPQITQAIAEARELGDLKENAEYHAAREQQGMVEARIRDIEGRLQNAQVIDVASIPHTGKVIFGTTVDIANVETDETVTYQIVGDDESDIKRGKLSVSSPIARALVGKEEGDVVAVKTPSGVVEYEIVEVRHI
- the rlmE gene encoding 23S rRNA (uridine(2552)-2'-O)-methyltransferase RlmE; this translates as MARSKTSPRWLKEHFDDPYVKMAQRDGYRSRASYKLLEIQEKDRILRPGMTVVDLGAAPGGWSQVTSRVIGDRGRLIASDILPMDSIADVTFVLGDFTEDEVFAEILQAIGDTQVDLVISDMAPNMSGVKVADQAKAMFLCELALDLAMRVLRPGGDFLIKVFQGEGFDAYLKEVRQNFDKVQMRKPLSSRDRSREQYLLARGYRAAGNEMSEPRS
- the secG gene encoding preprotein translocase subunit SecG codes for the protein MLQTVVIVVHLLVAIGVVVLVLLQQGKGADAGASFGAGASATVFGSQGSATFLSRFTAILAGVFFLTSLGLGFFAARQAEHVSQAGLPDPAVLEVPASKPAVEDVPVLESAPSAPAADEVPQVEKQQ
- the tpiA gene encoding triose-phosphate isomerase, with the protein product MRRPLVAGNWKMNGTRASVAELIEALRQQELPAAVEVAVFPSSLHLTQVISGLEGKAIAVGAQDCAAENGFGAFTGEESACQLADAGCGWVLVGHSERRLLLGESDEVVSRKFKAALESGLIPVLCLGETLDQRQAGQTLEVVGRQLACVMADAGVAAFDRAVVAYEPVWAIGSGLTATPEQAQEVHAAIRAQLARESQSVAAGVRLLYGGSVKADNAAELFGMADIDGGLIGGASLKANDFGAICRAAGN
- the ftsH gene encoding ATP-dependent zinc metalloprotease FtsH, whose amino-acid sequence is MAKNLILWLIIAAVLVTVMNNFSSPTEPQTLNYSDFIEQVKEGRVERVTVDGYVITGKRSDGETFKTIRPAIQDNGLIGDLINNNVVIEGKQPEQQSIWTQLLVASFPILVIIAVFMFFMRQMQGGAGGKGGPMSFGKSKARLLSEDQVKTTFADVAGCDEAKEEVTELVEFLRDPGKFQRLGGRIPRGVLMVGSPGTGKTLLAKAVAGEAKVPFFTISGSDFVEMFVGVGASRVRDMFEQAKKHAPCIIFIDEIDAVGRHRGAGLGGGHDEREQTLNQLLVEMDGFEMNDGIIVIAATNRPDVLDPALLRPGRFDRQVVVGLPDIRGREQILKVHMRKVPLGDSVEPALIARGTPGFSGADLANLVNEASLFAARAGKRVVEMKEFELAKDKIMMGAERKSMVMSEKERLNTAYHEAGHAIVGRIVPEHDPVYKVSIIPRGRALGVTMFLPEEDRYSLSKRALISQICSLFGGRIAEEMTLGFEGVTTGASNDIMRATQLARNMVTKWGLSEKLGPLMYAEEEGEVFLGRSAGSQHANVSGDTAKLIDLEVRSIIDQCYGTAKQILADNRDKLDLMAETLMKYETIDSDQIDDIMAGRTPREPRDWQDGSGSTGTPVQPENGRPQTPIGGPAGEH